Proteins encoded together in one Gemmatimonadota bacterium DH-78 window:
- a CDS encoding DUF2461 family protein, with protein sequence MFAGFPREGLALLARLPRFDKTEFDASRNAYRSALQDPAKAFVTDLGAALRSELGAEVEAVPRTNGSIGPINNDLRFNPDGARYKDHLLFRFWEGPAKKTAPTLFVRLTSDEVGFAAGCMFGDVAVWRAAVDAEGDGLAAALAEVHDARDATVVGQELKRVPTGYPAEHPHADLLRHKWLQVRWSTPLPGSVDGPEFVDYCVEELRGVLPVHRWLVEAFS encoded by the coding sequence ATGTTCGCCGGATTTCCGAGAGAGGGACTCGCACTGCTCGCGCGCCTGCCTCGGTTCGACAAGACCGAGTTCGATGCGAGCCGAAACGCCTATCGATCCGCGCTGCAGGACCCCGCGAAGGCGTTCGTGACGGATCTGGGCGCCGCACTCCGCTCGGAGCTGGGCGCCGAAGTCGAGGCGGTGCCTCGGACCAATGGATCGATCGGGCCGATCAACAACGATCTCCGGTTCAACCCGGATGGGGCCCGCTACAAGGACCACCTGCTCTTCCGCTTCTGGGAGGGGCCCGCGAAGAAGACGGCGCCGACCCTCTTCGTGCGCCTCACATCGGACGAGGTGGGCTTCGCAGCCGGGTGCATGTTCGGCGACGTCGCGGTATGGCGCGCCGCCGTCGACGCGGAGGGCGACGGCCTCGCAGCGGCACTCGCCGAGGTTCACGACGCGAGGGACGCAACGGTCGTCGGCCAGGAGTTGAAGCGGGTGCCCACCGGGTATCCGGCCGAGCACCCGCATGCCGACCTCCTGCGCCACAAGTGGCTGCAGGTTCGGTGGTCCACGCCGCTCCCGGGATCAGTAGACGGTCCCGAATTCGTAGACTACTGCGTCGAGGAACTTCGAGGGGTCCTGCCGGTGCACCGGTGGCTGGTGGAGGCGTTCTCGTGA
- a CDS encoding amidohydrolase family protein: protein MNTILRRASAVAAAALLVVAGDPASAEAQPFDALSPQVQSFVDVSTPHVLIENALLIDGTGAPARAGMDVLVSEGRIAAVGPTGSIAPPAGIADDDLTRVDASGHTLIPGLVMLHEHMFYPSGQARYNTNEVSFPPLYLAGGVTTMRTGGSLDTYSDLSTKRLIEAGSVVGPHMDVTGPYLEGRGGFIRSFPELETPEEARAHVDFWADRGVTSFKAYNLITREVLGAAIEAAHARGIKVTGHLCSITYREAADLGIDNLEHGFFAATDWVADKGPDQCPRGAGDTYLELDLEGRAFLDVVDHLIENDVALTSTLNVVERQAEGRPLPPDGAAAAMLPELREGVMRRAAGRGTPRGTALIRRYMDMEKIFFDRGGMLVVGTDPTGAGDVVPGYANQRSVQLLIEMGLGVEQAVMVATLNGATYLERADEIGSVEVGKVADLVLMRGDLLSDAEALRAMTLVFKDGVGYSSPRLFEEGTTGWVGVR, encoded by the coding sequence ATGAACACGATCCTCCGTCGCGCGAGCGCTGTCGCTGCCGCCGCTCTTCTGGTCGTCGCGGGGGACCCCGCGTCCGCCGAGGCCCAGCCCTTCGACGCGCTGTCGCCACAGGTGCAGTCGTTCGTCGACGTGTCGACGCCGCACGTGCTGATCGAGAACGCGCTTCTGATCGACGGCACCGGCGCACCGGCCCGCGCAGGGATGGACGTGCTCGTGAGCGAGGGCCGGATCGCCGCGGTCGGGCCCACGGGGTCGATCGCCCCGCCCGCCGGCATCGCCGACGACGACCTCACCCGCGTCGACGCTTCCGGGCACACCCTGATCCCCGGGCTCGTGATGCTGCACGAGCACATGTTCTACCCCTCGGGCCAGGCGCGCTACAACACCAACGAGGTGTCGTTTCCGCCACTCTACCTGGCCGGCGGCGTGACGACCATGCGCACGGGCGGCTCGCTCGACACCTACTCCGACCTGAGCACGAAGCGGCTCATCGAGGCGGGGTCGGTGGTCGGGCCGCACATGGATGTGACCGGTCCCTACCTCGAGGGGCGGGGCGGGTTCATCCGCTCCTTTCCGGAGCTCGAGACGCCCGAGGAGGCGCGCGCGCACGTCGATTTCTGGGCCGACCGCGGGGTGACCTCGTTCAAGGCCTACAACCTGATCACCCGCGAGGTGCTCGGCGCGGCGATCGAGGCGGCGCATGCGCGCGGGATCAAGGTCACGGGGCACCTCTGCTCGATCACCTACCGCGAGGCGGCCGACCTCGGCATCGACAACCTCGAGCACGGCTTCTTCGCCGCCACCGACTGGGTGGCCGACAAGGGGCCGGACCAGTGCCCGCGCGGGGCCGGCGACACCTACCTGGAGCTCGACCTCGAGGGGCGCGCCTTTCTCGACGTGGTCGATCACCTGATCGAGAACGACGTGGCGCTCACCTCCACCCTCAACGTGGTGGAGCGCCAGGCCGAGGGCCGTCCGCTTCCGCCCGACGGGGCTGCGGCCGCCATGCTCCCCGAACTGCGCGAGGGCGTCATGCGGCGCGCCGCGGGTCGGGGCACGCCGAGGGGCACCGCGCTGATCCGCCGCTACATGGACATGGAGAAGATCTTCTTCGACCGCGGCGGCATGCTCGTGGTCGGCACCGATCCCACGGGCGCGGGCGACGTGGTGCCCGGCTACGCCAACCAGCGCTCGGTGCAGCTGCTGATCGAGATGGGGCTGGGGGTGGAGCAGGCCGTGATGGTGGCCACGCTCAACGGCGCGACCTACCTGGAGCGCGCCGACGAGATCGGCTCGGTGGAGGTCGGCAAGGTGGCCGACCTGGTGCTCATGCGCGGCGATCTGCTCTCCGACGCCGAGGCGCTGCGCGCCATGACGCTCGTGTTCAAGGACGGCGTGGGGTACTCCTCGCCGCGGCTGTTCGAAGAGGGCACGACGGGGTGGGTGGGGGTGCGCTGA
- the lepA gene encoding translation elongation factor 4, giving the protein MRLDHIRNFCIVAHIDHGKSTLADRLLEQTATLDRRQMREQVLDSNELERERGITIKLHAVRMDYRAADGQEYEFNLIDTPGHVDFTYEVSRSLAACEGAILVVDATQGIQAQTLSNLFLALDADLEIIPVLNKIDLPGAEPEKRRDEVCELLGVDPDTVILASAKEGIGVPEILEAVVERVPPPVGRPEAPLRALIFDSYYDKYLGAVPSVRVVDGKLRAGQTISFGAVDAEYEVTEVGYMRIKRVPQKELGPGEVGYVVAAIKEVSHTRPGDTIVDVDHRAEELLDGYQEVRPMVFAGLYPTDSDDYEELRDALERLKLNDASLQFEPETSAALGFGFRCGFLGLLHMEIVQERLDREFGVDLITTVPNVEYKLVLTDGTPLEIESPTAMPERGKIESIAEPMVRVRIMVPSEYIGNVQKLAHERRGIFNGMQYLDRERVELDYELPLAEIVLDFYDRLKSGTRGYAAMDYDFMEYRKADLVKLDILVNADPVDAFSVIIHRDKAYEHGRNLTKRLKDLIPRQQFEVALQAAIGQKIIARESVKALRKNVTAKCYGGDISRKRKLLEKQKEGKKRMKQVGSVEIPQEAFLAVLSLGDG; this is encoded by the coding sequence GTGCGCCTCGATCACATCCGCAACTTCTGCATCGTCGCCCACATCGACCACGGCAAGTCGACGCTGGCCGATCGGCTGCTGGAGCAGACCGCCACCCTCGACCGCCGTCAGATGCGGGAGCAGGTGCTCGACTCCAACGAGCTCGAGCGCGAGCGGGGCATCACGATCAAGCTCCACGCGGTGCGCATGGATTACCGCGCGGCCGACGGGCAGGAGTACGAGTTCAACCTCATCGACACCCCCGGGCACGTCGACTTCACCTACGAGGTGTCGCGCTCGCTGGCGGCCTGCGAGGGAGCGATCCTGGTGGTCGACGCCACGCAGGGGATCCAGGCGCAGACGCTGTCGAATCTGTTCCTGGCGCTCGATGCGGACCTGGAGATCATTCCGGTCCTGAACAAGATTGATCTGCCGGGTGCCGAGCCCGAGAAGCGCCGCGACGAGGTGTGCGAGCTGCTGGGCGTCGACCCCGACACGGTCATCCTGGCCAGCGCCAAGGAAGGCATCGGGGTGCCCGAGATTCTCGAGGCCGTGGTGGAGCGGGTGCCGCCCCCCGTGGGCCGGCCCGAGGCGCCTCTCCGCGCGCTGATCTTCGATTCGTACTACGACAAGTACCTGGGCGCCGTGCCCTCGGTGCGGGTGGTGGACGGCAAGCTGCGCGCGGGCCAGACGATCTCGTTCGGCGCGGTCGATGCCGAGTACGAGGTGACCGAGGTCGGTTACATGCGCATCAAGCGTGTGCCGCAGAAGGAGCTCGGCCCGGGCGAGGTGGGCTACGTGGTGGCCGCCATCAAGGAGGTCTCGCACACCCGACCCGGCGACACGATCGTCGACGTCGACCACCGCGCCGAGGAACTCCTGGACGGCTACCAGGAGGTGCGGCCCATGGTGTTCGCGGGACTCTATCCCACGGACTCCGACGATTACGAGGAACTCCGCGACGCCCTCGAGCGCCTCAAGCTCAACGACGCCTCGCTGCAGTTCGAGCCCGAGACCTCGGCGGCGCTCGGCTTCGGATTCCGCTGCGGATTCCTGGGGCTGCTGCACATGGAGATCGTGCAGGAGCGGCTGGATCGCGAATTCGGAGTCGACCTCATCACGACCGTGCCCAACGTGGAGTACAAACTCGTACTCACCGACGGGACTCCGCTCGAGATCGAGAGCCCCACGGCGATGCCCGAGCGCGGGAAGATCGAGTCGATTGCCGAACCGATGGTTCGCGTTCGCATCATGGTCCCGTCGGAGTACATCGGAAACGTGCAGAAGCTCGCGCACGAGCGCCGGGGCATCTTCAACGGCATGCAGTACCTCGACCGCGAGCGGGTGGAGCTCGACTACGAGCTGCCGCTCGCCGAGATCGTGCTCGACTTCTACGACCGCCTCAAGAGCGGCACGCGCGGTTACGCGGCCATGGACTACGATTTCATGGAGTACCGCAAGGCCGACCTCGTGAAGCTCGACATTCTGGTCAACGCCGATCCGGTCGACGCCTTCAGCGTGATCATCCACCGCGACAAGGCGTACGAGCACGGCCGCAACCTCACCAAGCGCCTCAAGGACCTCATCCCGCGCCAGCAGTTCGAGGTCGCGCTGCAGGCCGCGATCGGGCAGAAGATCATCGCGCGGGAGTCGGTGAAGGCGCTGCGCAAGAACGTCACGGCCAAGTGCTACGGCGGCGATATCTCGCGGAAGCGCAAGCTTCTCGAGAAGCAGAAGGAAGGAAAGAAGCGGATGAAGCAGGTGGGATCGGTGGAGATTCCGCAGGAGGCCTTCCTCGCGGTGCTCAGTCTCGGCGACGGCTGA
- a CDS encoding ATP-binding protein — protein sequence MNVLALPSSLDYRTVDDLLDEAHRLPEGRALLDARHLRWVDPAGMLGLLSAGRVLFDRSSIKPRLQLPEHADVPGYMARMGFFRAAEEIFELDQRPPRRASGDTDVLLEVMPITTNHDVHEVVDRVQRSAGAILTNTLHYPMTAVVQFSVILSEVCQNILEHAEAPGWVSAQAYNWQKRLGRHVVIVAVSDLGRGFRGSLANEHSARFGDRWGDATALEAAFIHGLTRFPDTGRGQGIQQMRKQVRKWNGSIAIRSGTARIADVPEWDDAPPLSKGMQPVRGSHIHILLPGMESNA from the coding sequence TTGAACGTTCTCGCACTCCCCTCGAGTCTCGACTACCGCACGGTCGACGACCTTCTCGACGAGGCGCACCGGCTGCCCGAGGGGCGCGCGCTCCTCGATGCGCGCCACCTGCGCTGGGTGGACCCGGCCGGCATGCTGGGGCTGCTCTCGGCCGGCCGCGTGCTCTTCGACCGCTCGTCGATCAAGCCGCGGCTGCAGCTGCCCGAGCACGCCGACGTGCCCGGCTACATGGCGCGCATGGGCTTCTTCCGCGCCGCCGAGGAGATCTTCGAGCTCGACCAGCGGCCGCCCCGGCGCGCGAGCGGCGACACCGACGTACTGCTCGAGGTGATGCCGATCACCACCAACCACGACGTGCACGAGGTGGTGGACCGGGTGCAGCGCTCTGCCGGCGCGATCCTTACCAACACGCTCCACTACCCGATGACCGCGGTGGTGCAGTTCTCGGTGATTCTCTCCGAGGTGTGCCAGAACATTCTGGAGCACGCCGAGGCGCCCGGCTGGGTGTCGGCGCAGGCCTACAACTGGCAGAAGCGGCTCGGGCGCCACGTGGTGATCGTGGCCGTCTCCGACCTGGGCCGCGGCTTTCGGGGATCGCTGGCCAACGAGCACTCGGCGCGCTTCGGCGATCGCTGGGGCGACGCCACCGCCCTCGAAGCCGCCTTCATCCATGGACTCACCCGCTTTCCCGACACGGGGCGAGGGCAGGGAATTCAGCAGATGCGCAAACAGGTGCGAAAGTGGAACGGCTCGATCGCCATCCGTTCGGGCACGGCGCGGATCGCCGACGTGCCCGAGTGGGACGACGCGCCCCCGCTCAGCAAGGGCATGCAGCCGGTGCGCGGGTCGCACATCCACATTCTCCTGCCCGGGATGGAATCGAATGCGTAG
- a CDS encoding carbohydrate kinase family protein: MNTENPSPAFARQPEHPRPRRLGVIGTLVWDTIHARDGREVPVQEWGGMAYALSALAAALPDDWEVVPIVKVGRDLSEQALRYLRELPRIDVDSGVRTVPEPNNRVDLRYVARDRRTEQLSGGVPPWLWTELAPIVRSCDALYVNFISGFELTLDTARALRSGFEGPTYADLHSLFMGVGREGLRVPRELPSWGGWLRCFDAVQMNEVEFDLLGRAWGDPWHLAAEAVGAELKLITVTLGERGAAWVAGPAFTPDPGRWPATRHAVGVAGASHSGRAERPDGPLDGDPTGCGDVWGATFFARLLAGDGLDDALAGANLFAGRNVLHRGARGLHHHLLGQLSQSDR, encoded by the coding sequence GTGAACACGGAGAACCCGTCGCCAGCGTTCGCGCGCCAGCCCGAACATCCGCGCCCCCGCCGCCTCGGCGTGATCGGCACGCTCGTCTGGGACACGATCCACGCGCGCGACGGCCGCGAGGTGCCGGTGCAGGAGTGGGGCGGGATGGCCTACGCGCTGTCGGCGCTGGCCGCCGCGCTCCCCGACGACTGGGAGGTGGTGCCGATCGTGAAGGTGGGCCGCGACCTCTCCGAGCAGGCGCTGCGCTACCTGCGCGAGCTGCCCCGCATCGACGTCGACAGCGGGGTGCGCACCGTGCCCGAGCCCAACAACCGCGTCGACCTGCGCTACGTGGCCCGCGACCGTCGCACCGAGCAGCTGAGCGGCGGGGTGCCGCCCTGGCTGTGGACCGAGCTCGCCCCCATCGTGCGCAGCTGCGACGCCCTGTACGTGAACTTCATTTCGGGCTTCGAGCTCACCCTCGACACGGCGCGCGCGCTGCGCTCGGGGTTCGAGGGTCCGACCTACGCCGACCTGCACTCGCTCTTCATGGGGGTGGGGAGAGAGGGACTCCGCGTTCCCCGCGAACTCCCCTCGTGGGGCGGATGGCTCCGCTGTTTCGACGCGGTCCAGATGAACGAGGTGGAGTTCGATCTGCTGGGACGCGCCTGGGGCGATCCCTGGCATCTGGCGGCCGAGGCCGTCGGCGCCGAACTCAAGCTGATCACCGTCACCCTGGGCGAGCGCGGGGCGGCGTGGGTCGCGGGGCCCGCCTTCACCCCCGATCCCGGGCGCTGGCCCGCCACCCGTCACGCGGTGGGGGTGGCCGGGGCGAGCCACAGCGGGCGGGCCGAACGCCCCGACGGGCCGCTCGACGGTGACCCCACCGGTTGCGGTGACGTCTGGGGCGCTACCTTTTTCGCTCGGCTCCTCGCCGGCGACGGGCTCGACGACGCGCTGGCCGGGGCCAACCTCTTCGCCGGTCGCAACGTGCTCCACCGGGGCGCGCGCGGGCTGCACCATCACCTTCTCGGCCAACTCTCCCAGAGCGATCGTTGA
- the waaF gene encoding lipopolysaccharide heptosyltransferase II, giving the protein MKRDGGILVVGPAWVGDMVMCQSLFVTLRRRHPDARIDVLAPDWTRPLLERMPEVTEALPLQVEHGRLRPLAQWQAVREVRRRGYRQAIVTRRSLKSALVPFLAGIPQRTGILGENRHWLINDVRAVNGESHRWAVERLAVLGMEPGAAPGLDGVPWPKLVANAEAGAEAERRLGADGTGSVVGLAPGAAYGPAKRWPQAHWEQLAAALTRSGRRVWVFGAAGERDEGEAIAAAGGAGATSLCGRTSLGEVADLMARCEAVVSNDSGLMHVAAAAGPRVIALFGSTSPANTPPLDRRARVIYRALECSPCYARTCPLGHLRCLTEITVDEVLEHLEEGAQASGERQ; this is encoded by the coding sequence ATGAAGCGCGACGGCGGCATCCTCGTCGTGGGCCCGGCCTGGGTCGGCGACATGGTCATGTGCCAGAGCCTCTTCGTCACGCTGCGGCGGCGGCACCCCGACGCCCGCATCGACGTGCTCGCGCCCGACTGGACGCGCCCCCTGCTCGAGCGCATGCCCGAGGTGACCGAGGCGCTCCCGCTCCAGGTCGAGCACGGCCGGCTTCGGCCCCTCGCCCAGTGGCAGGCCGTGCGCGAGGTGCGTCGCCGCGGCTACCGGCAGGCGATCGTCACGCGGCGCTCCCTCAAGTCGGCGCTGGTGCCCTTTCTGGCCGGAATCCCCCAGCGTACCGGCATCCTCGGCGAGAACCGCCACTGGCTCATCAACGACGTGCGCGCGGTGAACGGCGAGTCGCACCGGTGGGCGGTGGAGCGGCTGGCGGTGCTGGGCATGGAGCCCGGCGCGGCCCCGGGGCTCGACGGGGTGCCCTGGCCGAAGCTGGTGGCGAATGCGGAGGCCGGCGCGGAGGCGGAGCGACGGCTCGGGGCCGACGGTACGGGATCGGTAGTCGGTCTCGCCCCCGGCGCCGCCTACGGACCGGCTAAGCGCTGGCCGCAGGCGCACTGGGAGCAGCTCGCCGCCGCGCTCACCCGCTCGGGCCGGCGCGTCTGGGTGTTCGGCGCCGCGGGCGAGCGCGACGAGGGCGAGGCGATCGCGGCGGCCGGCGGCGCAGGGGCGACCTCGCTGTGCGGACGCACCTCGCTCGGCGAGGTGGCCGACCTCATGGCGCGGTGCGAGGCGGTGGTGAGCAACGACTCCGGGCTGATGCACGTGGCGGCCGCGGCCGGTCCCCGGGTGATCGCCCTCTTCGGCTCCACCTCGCCGGCCAACACGCCCCCCCTCGATCGGCGGGCCCGGGTGATCTATCGGGCGCTCGAGTGTAGTCCCTGCTATGCGCGAACGTGCCCGTTGGGGCATCTTCGCTGCCTGACCGAGATCACGGTGGACGAGGTGCTCGAGCATCTCGAAGAGGGGGCGCAGGCCTCCGGGGAGCGGCAATGA
- a CDS encoding ROK family protein: MKDWIVGIDIGGTNLVVGLVPAEGGAPEALRVRATEPARGPEAVVTDVVRMAREAVREVSAGMDDGEAISVIGVGVGCPGPIDREAGLVIESPNLRWRMYPLRERIEALVDWPVAIDNDANCATYGEWWQGAGKGSSSLIGITLGTGVGGGYILDGRVVHGASGGAGEIGHTTVNVSGRRCACGNEGCVEAYASGPAIAARAREGLANGVQSSLLELVDGDPERITAATVYEAVVDGDPFATEVLTEAARFLGAGIANVINILNPEAVVIMGGVTRAGDHLFKPLKAEVRRRAFKSLVDACSILPAELPETAGVVGAAGVFLAERRDAAL, encoded by the coding sequence ATGAAGGACTGGATCGTCGGCATCGACATCGGGGGCACGAACCTGGTGGTGGGCCTGGTGCCCGCCGAGGGGGGGGCGCCCGAAGCGCTGCGGGTGCGCGCCACGGAGCCGGCGCGCGGCCCCGAGGCGGTGGTCACCGACGTCGTGCGCATGGCGCGCGAGGCGGTGCGCGAGGTGAGCGCCGGAATGGACGACGGCGAGGCGATCTCGGTGATCGGTGTCGGGGTGGGCTGCCCCGGACCCATCGACCGCGAGGCGGGCCTGGTGATCGAGAGTCCGAATCTGCGCTGGCGCATGTATCCGCTGCGCGAGCGGATCGAGGCGCTCGTCGACTGGCCGGTGGCGATCGACAACGACGCCAACTGCGCCACCTACGGCGAGTGGTGGCAGGGCGCGGGCAAAGGCAGCTCGTCGCTGATCGGCATCACCCTGGGCACCGGGGTGGGGGGCGGCTACATCCTCGACGGACGCGTGGTGCACGGGGCGAGCGGCGGGGCGGGGGAGATCGGCCACACCACGGTCAACGTGTCGGGCCGGCGCTGCGCCTGCGGCAACGAGGGGTGCGTGGAGGCCTACGCCTCGGGCCCCGCGATCGCGGCCCGTGCGCGGGAGGGGCTCGCGAATGGAGTCCAGTCTTCGCTGCTCGAACTCGTGGACGGCGACCCCGAGCGCATCACCGCGGCCACCGTCTACGAGGCGGTAGTCGACGGCGATCCGTTCGCGACCGAAGTGCTCACCGAAGCCGCGCGCTTCCTGGGAGCGGGAATCGCGAACGTGATCAACATCCTGAACCCCGAGGCCGTGGTGATCATGGGCGGAGTGACCCGCGCCGGCGACCACCTCTTCAAGCCGCTCAAGGCCGAGGTGCGGCGCCGCGCCTTCAAGTCGCTGGTCGACGCCTGTTCGATCCTGCCCGCCGAGTTGCCCGAGACGGCGGGCGTGGTGGGGGCGGCCGGGGTGTTTCTGGCGGAGCGCCGCGACGCGGCCCTTTGA
- a CDS encoding DUF4384 domain-containing protein, translating into MQAPPQTTPTPLDALPGPSEGPSSGSPEGAHRLRALWTALAWLATALLTRAAAFVVGPAAVLAAGAAFPAVAPVILAPAPAAGQWTAGDRGYDDRGYDPEWDSGYDSRWDDGWDELSTRVWLDRGDDPVLERGDRVRLYYRASHDAFIALFHIDTNGTVQLVYPRSPEENHYVRGGRDFRLVFPDSEYWRVTDDPGVGYYFSVASPEPFDFRDFDYSPWAGGWDLSPVGRRVFDDPYVAMDEFVARLIPDWEYVPYALDFASYHVEQRYEYPRFLCYDCHGFRPYQSWDPYLASCSSFRVVVYSDPYYYPATRYSGVNVVYVRPERPGTPRFEFKERARGEAAAPLVVERSAVPRSAPARSATPSVRVAPSNSAPSSRGPATVSPSRVAPAPGGVTGGRSPTGSAVPSRTRPSSVLPPSSAGPDPAAGPDRTARPTLERRPSGSGVGTGTPTRSAPPPATSRSTPATSRSAPPPASSRSTPASSRSTPPPASRSAPPPASRSTPPNTTRSGGGGGGGGPVSRSDPPQSSPPPARSATPTRRGGGGGAAEPTRSAPAASRSSGGSGNSGQAAPTRSAPAASRSSGSGSQAAPTRGAPARATPTRSTPPSSARPTRSGGGGGSPPARATPPARRGGGGGG; encoded by the coding sequence ATGCAGGCCCCCCCACAGACGACCCCCACCCCCCTCGATGCGTTGCCCGGCCCCTCGGAGGGCCCGTCGTCCGGCTCGCCGGAGGGCGCGCACCGTCTTCGGGCGCTGTGGACGGCGCTGGCGTGGCTGGCCACGGCGCTGCTGACCAGGGCGGCAGCCTTCGTCGTCGGACCGGCCGCGGTTCTGGCGGCGGGAGCGGCGTTCCCGGCCGTCGCGCCGGTGATCCTCGCCCCCGCCCCCGCGGCGGGGCAGTGGACGGCCGGCGACCGGGGGTACGACGACCGCGGCTACGATCCGGAGTGGGACTCCGGGTACGATTCTCGGTGGGACGACGGTTGGGACGAGCTGTCGACCCGCGTCTGGCTCGATCGCGGTGACGACCCCGTGCTCGAGCGCGGGGACCGGGTGCGCCTCTATTACCGGGCCTCGCACGACGCCTTCATCGCCCTCTTCCACATCGACACCAACGGCACGGTGCAGCTGGTCTACCCCCGGTCGCCCGAGGAGAACCACTACGTGCGCGGGGGGCGGGACTTCCGACTCGTCTTTCCGGACTCCGAGTACTGGCGAGTGACCGACGATCCGGGCGTGGGCTACTACTTCTCGGTGGCGTCGCCCGAGCCCTTCGACTTCCGGGACTTCGACTACTCGCCCTGGGCCGGTGGCTGGGACCTCTCGCCGGTGGGCCGACGGGTCTTCGACGACCCGTACGTGGCAATGGACGAGTTCGTGGCGCGGCTGATCCCCGACTGGGAGTACGTGCCCTACGCGCTCGACTTCGCCTCGTACCACGTGGAGCAGCGCTACGAGTACCCGCGCTTTCTCTGCTACGACTGCCACGGCTTCCGCCCCTATCAGTCGTGGGACCCCTACCTGGCCAGCTGCAGCAGCTTCCGCGTGGTCGTCTACTCGGATCCGTACTACTACCCGGCGACCCGCTACAGCGGCGTGAACGTCGTGTACGTGCGCCCCGAGCGCCCCGGCACGCCCCGCTTCGAGTTCAAGGAGCGGGCCCGCGGCGAGGCCGCCGCGCCGCTGGTGGTGGAGCGCAGCGCGGTGCCGCGCTCGGCCCCGGCACGGAGTGCGACGCCGTCGGTGCGGGTGGCGCCGTCGAACAGCGCGCCGTCGAGCAGGGGCCCGGCGACGGTCTCGCCCTCCCGGGTGGCGCCGGCGCCGGGCGGGGTAACCGGTGGGCGGAGCCCGACGGGCAGTGCGGTGCCCTCGCGCACGCGGCCCTCGTCGGTGCTGCCGCCGAGCAGCGCCGGCCCGGACCCCGCGGCGGGCCCCGACCGCACCGCCCGCCCGACGCTGGAGCGCCGACCGAGTGGCTCCGGGGTGGGCACCGGGACGCCGACTCGCAGCGCCCCGCCGCCGGCGACGTCGCGGTCGACGCCGGCCACGTCGCGGTCGGCCCCGCCGCCGGCGAGTTCGCGGTCGACGCCGGCCTCGTCGCGGTCGACACCGCCACCGGCTTCGCGGTCGGCCCCGCCACCGGCCTCGCGGTCCACCCCGCCGAACACGACGCGGTCGGGGGGCGGCGGTGGCGGTGGCGGCCCGGTCTCGCGGAGCGACCCGCCGCAGAGCTCGCCCCCTCCGGCCCGCTCGGCCACACCCACCCGGCGGGGCGGGGGAGGGGGAGCCGCAGAGCCGACGCGGAGCGCCCCGGCGGCGAGCCGGTCGAGCGGCGGGAGCGGGAACAGCGGCCAGGCGGCGCCCACCCGGAGCGCGCCGGCGGCGAGTCGGTCGAGCGGCAGCGGCAGCCAGGCGGCGCCGACCCGCGGCGCGCCGGCGCGCGCCACACCGACCCGGAGCACGCCGCCGTCGTCGGCGCGCCCGACGCGGTCGGGCGGGGGCGGCGGGTCGCCGCCGGCCCGGGCGACACCACCCGCTCGGCGGGGCGGTGGGGGCGGGGGCTGA